The following coding sequences lie in one Apium graveolens cultivar Ventura chromosome 3, ASM990537v1, whole genome shotgun sequence genomic window:
- the LOC141714803 gene encoding uncharacterized protein LOC141714803, with protein sequence MRALRNYFIEGLMYKRSVVISYLKCLRALEVEEPLKEAHEGIYGHHLGGRALTHKITRWRFYWPIMLADIKDYVKNTTDARDFKEYYDDKSIELCFISVAHPQENGKSMVANRIILDGLKKMVECLRNTWVDKLLPIISAYHTTCKVTTKAAPFMVAYEAGEVVPVEITH encoded by the exons ATGAGAGCATTGAGAAATTACTTTATCGAAGGCCTCATGTACAAAAGGTCTGTCGTTATTTCATACTTGAAGTGCTTGAGAGCTCTTGAAGTAGAGGAGCCACTTAAGGAGGCCCATGAGGGAATTTATGGACATCACTTGGGGGGTAGGGCCCTCACTCACAAGATAACTCGATGGAGATTTTACTGGCCAATAATGCTAGCCGATATCAAGGATTATGTAAAAAATACAACAGATGCCAGAG ATTTTAAGGAGTACTATGATGATAAAAGCATAGAGCTTTGCTTCATCTCGGTTGCCCATCCACAGGAAAACGGGAAATCAATGGTCGCTAACCGGATTATCCTTGATGGACTCAAGAAGATGGTTGAATGCTTGAGGAATACTTGGGTGGATAAGTTACTGCCTATCATAAGTGCATATCATACCACTTGCAAAGTTACTACTAAAGCAGCCCCATTCATGGTGGCTTACGAAGCTGGGGAAGTAGTGCCCGTAGAAATCACTCATTGA